In a single window of the Diospyros lotus cultivar Yz01 chromosome 10, ASM1463336v1, whole genome shotgun sequence genome:
- the LOC127810871 gene encoding uncharacterized protein LOC127810871, whose protein sequence is MDVDHKVEDQEDPFLHFVDYAKSVLSSDEDESNGPGWSWIAYRILRTCVAYSSGVTSAILLSDLSQAWNEQQRVGASRKRPEYINQLKKKHKRAKLANTVTIDSIYEKNFLSLNSVLETVIVNAFLLPGTNIYMLTLGDFWSSNTIDLYLHRRFYNLTDPNNGILKKGREVFLTGCYLRPASGGSGSPRLLPSEYLVILLDEDQDDDAMLLGAQFCSDSFSSISLNAVNQDVSYSLYARIECIGLLEIQGNYGSLQRKQITLVDNDGVRLKFLLWGDQVLLSNLFSVGSMLALDRPFIVSSVDAAIDAGEEICLEYGSATQLYLVPFVQHEEQVSVALTQNRYQGSKLLSESNPTQGLKVSQVTLPCGPQGSIDFSSYPFQTFVVDLHDKMTGITLYGVVTDIIRERGTVETFFALRIEDNTGAIWAKLHFNESWALGRLGLGHTVYISGFTCSMTRQKSLEVLWFENDAGASFINLSCLPALLSSSCLHKLSCLSDLSSQSSCTHKCRVWLDQIEHCHVNTRFAHSLCGHFVSQSSCGAVECNFCHQSCDGELMRTFHLKITLADENAKVFAWCTGQTATELFQISPDEFSELPEEEQIMYPSSLENERFTVALVNSGREGYGQSSNSLAEEHGEAQWEITCALKCE, encoded by the exons ATGGACGTAGATCACAAAGTTGAAGATCAAGAAGATCCATTTCTGCATTTCGTCGATTACGCGAAATCAGTGTTATCGTCTGACGAAGACGAGTCAAACGGGCCGGGATGGAGCTGGATTGCATATCGGATTCTCAGGACATGCGTTGCTTATTCGAGCGGAGTCACCTCTGCAATCCTCCTCTCCGATCTCTCTCAG GCCTGGAATGAGCAGCAGAGAGTTGGTGCTTCCAGGAAGCGGCCAGAGTACATTAATCAGCTGAAAAAGAAGCACAAGCGAGCAAAACTTGCAAACACCGTGACGATTGATTCTATTTATGAGAAGAATTTCTTATCATTGAATAGTGTCCTTGAAACTGTTATTGTTAACGCTTTCCTTCTTCCAg GTACAAACATATACATGCTTACTTTGGGAGATTTTTGGAGCTCTAATACCATTGATCTGTATCTCCATCGCAG ATTTTACAATTTGACAGATCCTAACAATGGGATTCTGAAGAAAGGACGGGAGGTTTTTCTTACTGGATGCTATCTTCGACCTGCCTCTGGAGGATCTGGTTCTCCACGATTATTGCCATCTGAATATCTCGTCATATTGCTAGATGAG GATCAAGATGATGATGCAATGCTATTAGGAGCACAATTTTGTTCAGACTCTTTCTCTTCCATTTCTCTTAATGCAGTCAATCAAGATGTCTCTTATTCACTATATGCAAG GATTGAATGCATTGGGTTGCTTGAAATTCAGGGAAACTATGGTAGTCTACAAAGGAAACAAATCACTCTTGTTGATAATGATGGTGTCAGGTTAAAATTCTTATTGTGGGGCGATCAGGttcttctttccaatctttTTAG TGTTGGAAGTATGCTTGCTCTGGACAGACCCTTTATAGTTAGTTCTGTTGACGCTGCTATTGATGCAGGGGAAGAAATTTGTCTTGAATATGGTAGTGCCACACAGTTGTATTTGGTTCCTTTCGTTCAGCATGAGGAACAA GTATCTGTTGCATTGACACAAAATCGGTATCAAGGTTCAAAGCTGTTGAGTGAATCAAATCCTACTCAGGGGCTCAAAGTTTCCCAAGTTACCTTACCCTGTGGTCCTCAAGGATCCATTGACTTCAGTAGCTATCCATTTCAA ACATTTGTCGTCGATCTTCATGACAAGATGACTGGCATCACCCTATATGGTGTTGTTACAGACATCATTCGAGAACGTGGAACTGTGGAAACTTTTTTTGCCTTGAGGATTGAGGACAACACTGGAGCAATTTGGGCAAAGTTACACTTCAATGAATCTTG ggCGCTGGGGCGATTAGGGCTTGGTCACACTGTATATATATCTGGCTTCACTTGTTCCATGACAAGACAAAAAAG CCTTGAAGTCTTGTGGTTTGAGAATGATGCTGGAGCTTCATTCATTAACCTTAGCTGTTTGCCAGCATTGCTGAGCTCATCTTGTCTCCACAAATTATCATGCCTTTCTGATCTATCTAGCCAGAGTAGCTGTACTCAT AAATGTCGGGTTTGGCTGGATCAAATTGAACATTGTCATGTAAATACAAGATTCGCACATTCTCTTTGCGGTCATTTTGTTAGCCAATCATCCTGTGGGGCTGTCGAATGCAATTTTTGTCACCAAAGTTGTGATGGTGAATTAATGCGCACATTCCACTTGAAAATAACCCTTGCTGATGAGAATGCCAAAGTTTTTGCATGGTGTACTGGTCAGACTGCCACAGAGCTGTTCCAAATATCTCCTGATGAATTCTCCGAACTGCCTGAG GAAGAGCAAATCATGTATCCATCTTCACTTGAGAATGAAAGGTTCACAGTTGCATTAGTGAACAGCGGGAGGGAAGGTTATGGACAGAGCAGCAACAGCCTGGCCGAAGAACATGGTGAAGCTCAGTGGGAAATCACTTGTGCACTCAAGTGCGAATAG
- the LOC127812153 gene encoding universal stress protein PHOS34: MEGERRVGVAVDFSPCSREALKWTVDSLIRDGDHLILVTTLPAGHYEEGEMQLWEATGSPFIPLIEFSDPLITKKYGVKPDPETLDILNTAARQKGVVVLSKIYWGDAREKLCEAIDDIPLSCLVIGNRGLGKLKRAFMGSVSNYVVNHASCPVTVVKHSDHE, encoded by the exons atggaaggagaaAGGAGGGTTGGAGTGGCCGTTGATTTCTCGCCATGCAGCAGAGAAGCACTGAAGTGGACGGTGGATAGCCTTATCCGAGACGGGGATCACCTTATCCTCGTCACCACCCTTCCCGCAGGTCACTACGAGGAGGGCGAGATGCAGCTTTGGGAAGCCACCGGAAGCC CTTTTATCCCTTTGATCGAGTTCTCCGACCCTCTCATCACGAAGAAATATGGAGTGAAGCCTGACCCCGAAACACTGGACATTCTCAACACTGCTGCTCGGCAGAAAGGG GTTGTGGTGCTTTCGAAGATCTACTGGGGAGATGCTAGGGAGAAGTTATGCGAAGCAATTGATGATATTCCTCTAAGCTGCCTCGTCATAGGAAACAGAGGGCTCGGCAAGCTCAAGAG GGCTTTTATGGGCAGTGTTAGCAACTATGTGGTGAACCATGCCTCTTGCCCTGTCACGGTTGTGAAGCATTCGGATCATGAATGA
- the LOC127812152 gene encoding pectinesterase inhibitor 4-like, protein MMKSHSNWILLFFSLFFLQQTEPGHASMQLDSVAIDLGSPAPSPYGASPNYQPVPAPSSSWGAASPYHASPDAQPAASPAPAPAPGGPSASQGPAADLFSGPGLGLSTIQSVLHSAPHDPALDRICGSTDYPDLCFPAIIPAVKGGKADLHVVVGSAIKAVMAQTELAVATATKLLRNAPPKMASALGDCKSSYGDAMDNLKQAMDALKSNDIGTVNTMLSAAITYSGDCTDGLEGQSSPLVDFNKKLRHMTSNCLAIAALMK, encoded by the coding sequence ATGATGAAGTCCCATTCCAATTggattcttctcttcttttccctcttcttcttgcAGCAGACTGAGCCCGGCCATGCCTCAATGCAGCTGGATTCGGTAGCCATTGATCTTGGCTCTCCTGCTCCATCTCCATATGGCGCCTCCCCAAACTACCAGCCTGTGCCTGCCCCGAGCTCGAGCTGGGGCGCTGCCTCTCCTTACCACGCTTCTCCTGACGCCCAGCCCGCGGCATCTCCAGCACCCGCTCCCGCACCCGGAGGACCCTCCGCCTCACAAGGGCCAGCAGCAGACTTATTCTCCGGACCGGGACTCGGCCTTTCGACCATCCAAAGCGTTCTGCATTCGGCCCCCCATGATCCAGCCTTGGACAGGATCTGTGGCAGCACAGACTATCCGGATTTGTGCTTCCCGGCGATTATTCCCGCCGTGAAGGGTGGCAAGGCGGACCTCCATGTGGTGGTTGGGAGCGCGATAAAGGCAGTCATGGCTCAAACGGAGCTGGCTGTGGCCACAGCCACGAAGCTCTTGCGCAACGCCCCTCCTAAGATGGCGTCCGCCTTGGGAGATTGCAAGAGCAGCTATGGCGACGCGATGGACAACCTCAAGCAGGCGATGGACGCGCTCAAGAGCAACGATATTGGCACGGTGAACACCATGCTCAGTGCAGCGATTACATATTCGGGGGACTGCACCGATGGGCTTGAAGGGCAGAGTTCGCCTTTGGTGGACTTCAACAAGAAGCTCAGACACATGACCAGCAATTGCCTTGCCATTGCTGCTTTGATGAAATAa
- the LOC127812084 gene encoding ubiquitin-conjugating enzyme E2 32, which produces MESSENKYNVKNPAVKRILQEVKEMQSNPSDDFMSLPLEENIFEWQFAISGPRDTEFEGGIYHGRIQLPAEYPFKPPSFMLLTPNGRFETQTKICLSISNHHPEHWQPSWSVRTALVALIAFMPTNPNGALGSLDYKKEERHALAIKSREAAPKFGTPERQKLIDEIHEYMLSKAPPVPQLNPSQASKENATNKEDDANQNPQDAGAVAAGEAIASLDVGDRIVEEVDEAPGQLNPIPEGSVAPVRIQAESSSVQLLRRSGPRAPRPNDERLFTWAAVGLTIAIVVLLLKKFIKASGYGAVFMDGS; this is translated from the exons ATGGAGTCGTCGGAAAACAAGTACAATGTGAAGAACCCGGCGGTGAAGCGGATTCTACAGGAGGTGAAGGAGATGCAATCCAATCcctccgatgatttcatgagtCTCCCTCTCgag GAGAATATATTTGAATGGCAATTTGCAATCAGCGGCCCCCGTGATACTGAGTTTGAGGGGGGCATTTACCATGGACGAATCCAACTGCCTGCAGAGTATCCATTTAAACCGCCCTCTTTTATGCTGTTGACG CCTAATGGTCGCTTTGAGACACAAACTAAGATATGCCTAAGCATATCAAATCATCATCCTGAGCATTGGCAGCCATCATGGAGTG TTCGGACTGCTTTAGTGGCTCTAATTGCATTCATGCCCACCAATCCTAATGGTGCATTGGGCTCATTAGActacaagaaagaagaaaggcaTGCTCTTGCAATCAAATCTCGTGAAGCTGCCCCAAAATTTGGCACTCCGGAACGGCAAAAGCTGATTGATGAG ATACACGAGTATATGCTAAGCAAGGCACCTCCTGTTCCTCAGCTCAACCCTTCACAGGCTTCCAAAGAAAATGCTACCAACAAAGAGGACGATGCAAACCAGAACCCCCAAGATGCAGGTGCAGTCGCTGCTGGGGAAGCCATTGCAAGTTTGGATGTGGGTGATAGGATTGTCGAAGAAGTGGATGAAGCGCCGGGGCAATTGAATCCCATACCCGAGGGCTCGGTGGCACCTGTGCGGATTCAGGCTGAATCCTCGAGCGTGCAGCTCCTGCGGAGGTCAGGACCGAGAGCACCTAGGCCAAACGATGAGCGCCTGTTCACATGGGCTGCGGTTGGGCTTACAATTGCCATTGTTGTACTTTTGTTGAAGAAGTTCATTAAGGCTAGCGGGTATGGTGCTGTTTTCATGGACGGATCGTAG
- the LOC127810831 gene encoding probable bifunctional TENA-E protein — protein sequence MLHRLLVHVLAEKNQFSEKICDKLPEISMETRRSPANKVPTIESWLRKHTLAYTGATGHLFIHSIRDGTLDLTLFKRWMEQDYIFERALVPFAASVLVKAWKASDDGSDMEAILGGMASLNDELAWFKNEASKWGISLSGIVPHDAIIRYCRFMESLMGLEVEYTVAITAVWAIQTVYHDGFIHCSEEDSKKPKELRETCKRWASDAFGDYCLSLQEIANMCLEKAPDDVVSKAEVVFLSVLEHEVEFWNMGYGKA from the exons ATGCTCCACCGCTTGCTGGTTCATGTCCTAGCCGAGAAGAACCAATTTTCAGAGAAAATTTGTGACAAACTGCCAGAGATTTCAATGGAGACGAGGCGGAGCCCGGCGAACAAAGTTCCGACGATCGAATCATGGTTGAGAAAGCACACTCTGGCTTATACCGGAGCCACCGGACACCTTTTCATCCACTCCATCCGAGACGGCACGCTTGACCTCACTCTCTTCAAGCGCTGGATG GAACAGGATTATATATTCGAGAGAGCTCTTGTGCCTTTTGCGGCGAGTGTGTTGGTGAAGGCTTGGAAGGCGTCTGATGATGGTTCTGATATGGAAGCCATATTGGGTGGTATGGCTTCTTTGAATGACGAGCTTGCCTGGTTCAAGAACGAAGCCTCCAAGTGGGGCATCTCTCTATCCGGCATTGTTCCTCATGATGCCATTATTCGCTATTGCAG ATTTATGGAGAGCCTAATGGGCCTAGAAGTTGAATACACAGTGGCTATAACAGCAGTTTGGGCCATTCAAACTGTTTATCATGATGGTTTCATTCACTGTTCGGAAGAAGACTCAAAAAAACCAAAAGAATTAAGGGAAACTTGTAAAAGATGGGCCAGCGATGCATTTGGTGACTATTGTCTCTCTCTCCAAGAAATAGCTAATATGTGCCTGGAGAAAGCGCCAGATGATGTAGTCTCAAAAGCCGAAGTAGTTTTTCTAAGTGTTCTTGAACATGAAGTTGAGTTTTGGAACATGGGCTATGGAAAAGCTTGA
- the LOC127810832 gene encoding bZIP transcription factor 2-like, protein MPKHATSSSSEGDEQHPIVDEKKRKRMISNRESARRSRMKREQHIKDLVGQITFLQNNNNEIVQKLNFISQQFMAVETENRILTTHRDELRNRLESLEIVSSYVCGYLKDAPQRNPQPWLLPHQSLPLMASTGFFQF, encoded by the coding sequence ATGCCAAAGCATGCTACTAGCTCATCATCAGAAGGTGATGAGCAACACCCAATAGTGGatgagaaaaagaggaagagaatgATATCAAACCGCGAATCAGCAAGGCGGTCAAGGATGAAGAGAGAGCAGCACATCAAAGATCTCGTCGGCCAAATCACCTTCCTCCAGAATAACAACAACGAGATTGTTCAAAAACTCAATTTCATTAGCCAACAATTCATGGCAGTTGAAACAGAGAACCGTATTTTAACAACGCACCGCGATGAATTAAGGAACAGGTTGGAGTCCCTGGAAATTGTTTCGAGCTACGTTTGTGGGTATCTGAAAGACGCTCCCCAACGTAATCCACAACCATGGCTGCTTCCTCACCAGTCTCTGCCTCTCATGGCTTCCACTGGCTTCTTCCAGTTTTGA